One Flavobacterium cerinum genomic window, GTTAAAAGAAGTATTGGTTAATCAGGATAACAATACCGGAAAAGGATTGTTTTGTTCGGCCGATCTGAAAGATATAAGTGATTGTAATTATTATATAATTACCGTTCCGACTCCGGTAGACCGACACAATCGCCCGGATTTGACACCGCTTTATAAAGCCAGTGAAACAGTCGGGAAAGTGCTGAAAAAGGGTGATATCGTAATTTATGAATCTACCGTATATCCGGGTGTTACAGAAGAAGAATGCGTGCCGGTATTGGAAAAAATATCAGGATTAAAATTCAATGATGATTTTTTTGCCGGATATTCTCCGGAACGAATCAATCCGGGAGATAAACAACATACCGTTGAAAAAATCCTGAAAATTACTTCCGGTTCAACTCCGGAAATCGGACAAAAAGTAGATGAGCTATACAATAGTGTAATCATTGCCGGTACCCATTTGGCACCCACTATAAAAGTAGCTGAAGCCGCTAAAGTGATCGAAAATTCACAACGTGATATTAATATTGCTTTTGTCAACGAACTGGCTAAAATTTTTAATATTCTGGAAATAGATACGCAGGCTGTTTTAGAAGCAGCCGGAACCAAATGGAACTTTTTACCGTTCCGACCGGGATTGGTAGGCGGACATTGTATCGGTGTCGATCCGTATTATCTGGCACAGAAAGCACAGGAAAAAGGATACCATCCGGAAATCATTTTGGCCGGA contains:
- a CDS encoding nucleotide sugar dehydrogenase codes for the protein METKIAVIGLGYVGLPLARLFATKYAVVGFDINRKRIEELNSGIDTTLEVDEATLKEVLVNQDNNTGKGLFCSADLKDISDCNYYIITVPTPVDRHNRPDLTPLYKASETVGKVLKKGDIVIYESTVYPGVTEEECVPVLEKISGLKFNDDFFAGYSPERINPGDKQHTVEKILKITSGSTPEIGQKVDELYNSVIIAGTHLAPTIKVAEAAKVIENSQRDINIAFVNELAKIFNILEIDTQAVLEAAGTKWNFLPFRPGLVGGHCIGVDPYYLAQKAQEKGYHPEIILAGRRLNDSMGEYVASQVVKLMIKKGISVNGARLLMMGITFKENCPDVRNTKIVDVIHSLKEYGITVTVYDCWANADEVRHEYNIEMTTELPAEKFDAVVLGVSHKEFLTVDFKSLQAENSILYDVKGVLKEKVDGCL